Proteins encoded together in one Alteribacter keqinensis window:
- the yqfD gene encoding sporulation protein YqfD, with protein MKNMWINTFSGYVRVKVEGTYPELFINRCNDNKIMIWDIRQAGEKTYVCSVLLDDVKRLRKVSRESGCKIRFLERKGAPFFIRKMVIRNGFVTGTAIFVALLFLLANMVWNIEIDGASPAMEHDIRQKVDELGIQRGKLQFRLPPPEVIQEEISDEIPDATWIGVTIRGTTYHFQVVEKELAEKEPAEAPGHLVASRKAVIHHMFVEQGSAVVEANQVVKKGDLLVTGLIGREGKEQRVAAKGEVFGEVWYKAHVTVPLEQTFHAVTGNYDTHHYINFGRFQMPVWGFGDSEFEAITEEEFTRSFSPFGYTLPFQYKRVTNRETETVNQVLAYEEALETAKDKSRIEVMERFSEKAEIMGEKVLHEEEQNGKVKVTIHYRIIDNISRKQPIIQGD; from the coding sequence ATGAAAAATATGTGGATAAACACATTTTCAGGCTACGTTCGTGTCAAGGTTGAAGGGACGTATCCGGAGTTGTTCATCAATCGCTGTAACGATAATAAAATCATGATCTGGGATATCAGACAAGCTGGTGAAAAGACCTATGTCTGTTCTGTTTTGCTTGATGACGTGAAGCGTTTACGGAAGGTTTCGAGGGAATCAGGGTGTAAGATCCGCTTTTTGGAACGAAAAGGAGCTCCGTTCTTTATCCGGAAGATGGTTATTAGAAATGGATTTGTAACGGGTACGGCAATTTTTGTAGCGCTTTTGTTTTTACTGGCTAATATGGTGTGGAATATCGAAATTGACGGTGCTTCGCCTGCTATGGAGCATGACATCAGGCAAAAGGTGGACGAACTCGGTATTCAGAGGGGGAAGCTCCAGTTCAGACTTCCTCCACCTGAAGTAATTCAGGAGGAAATCAGTGATGAGATACCGGATGCAACCTGGATCGGTGTTACGATCAGAGGTACCACCTATCACTTTCAGGTAGTGGAAAAGGAACTTGCGGAAAAAGAGCCGGCAGAGGCGCCTGGTCACCTTGTAGCTTCAAGGAAAGCGGTAATTCACCATATGTTTGTTGAACAGGGAAGCGCTGTAGTCGAAGCAAACCAGGTTGTTAAAAAAGGGGACTTGCTTGTTACAGGTCTTATAGGCAGGGAAGGAAAGGAACAGCGGGTAGCGGCAAAAGGAGAGGTGTTCGGTGAAGTTTGGTATAAAGCACATGTGACTGTCCCGCTGGAGCAGACGTTTCATGCTGTCACAGGTAATTATGATACACATCACTATATTAATTTCGGCAGGTTTCAGATGCCTGTGTGGGGTTTTGGAGATTCTGAATTTGAAGCCATTACAGAAGAGGAGTTCACCCGTTCTTTTTCACCATTTGGCTATACCCTTCCGTTTCAGTACAAAAGAGTAACGAATCGTGAAACAGAAACGGTGAATCAAGTACTGGCGTATGAAGAAGCACTCGAAACCGCAAAGGACAAATCGCGAATTGAGGTAATGGAACGGTTTAGTGAGAAAGCCGAAATTATGGGAGAAAAAGTTTTGCACGAAGAAGAGCAGAATGGTAAAGTTAAGGTAACCATACACTATCGAATAATCGATAACATATCCAGAAAACAACCGATCATCCAAGGAGATTGA
- a CDS encoding PhoH family protein, producing MTDIRQTIDLQVQDGNEVQGLFGPNDRHLTRLEEKLNVTILTRGEQVTVVGTEDTVLLVQNVLQMLLDLIRKGTTLQERDVVYAAQLAQRGQLDKLSDLFDEKITVNAKGKPILAKTIGQRHYVSSIRKRDIVFGIGPAGTGKTYLAVVMAVHALKEGHVKRIVLTRPAVEAGENLGFLPGDLKEKVDPYLRPLYDALHDVLGQEQTVRLLERGTIEIAPLAYMRGRTLDDSFVILDEAQNTTKEQIKMFLTRLGFGSKMVITGDLSQIDLPRGKVSGLKVAAGILSKVNGIDFHYLEASDVVRHTLVQRIIDAYDSGEKTEE from the coding sequence TTGACAGATATCAGACAAACGATTGATTTACAGGTACAGGACGGGAATGAAGTGCAAGGATTATTCGGTCCGAATGACCGTCACCTGACCCGTTTGGAAGAAAAACTGAATGTTACAATATTAACAAGAGGCGAGCAGGTGACTGTAGTTGGTACAGAAGACACGGTCCTGCTCGTCCAAAATGTATTGCAGATGCTTTTGGATCTGATCAGGAAAGGAACAACACTTCAGGAACGTGATGTTGTTTATGCAGCCCAGCTTGCCCAAAGGGGGCAACTGGATAAGCTTTCAGATTTATTTGATGAAAAAATCACCGTCAATGCAAAGGGCAAACCGATCCTCGCTAAAACAATTGGACAAAGGCATTATGTAAGTTCTATAAGAAAACGCGACATCGTATTCGGAATCGGTCCTGCAGGAACAGGGAAAACGTACCTGGCTGTTGTCATGGCTGTTCATGCGCTGAAAGAAGGACACGTGAAAAGGATTGTGCTCACAAGACCGGCTGTAGAAGCAGGGGAAAACCTCGGTTTTCTGCCTGGAGACTTAAAAGAAAAGGTAGATCCTTATCTGAGACCGCTTTACGATGCTCTTCATGATGTGCTGGGACAGGAACAGACAGTCCGTTTACTGGAGCGGGGAACTATTGAAATTGCACCTCTTGCCTACATGAGAGGCCGGACTCTTGATGACTCCTTTGTCATCCTTGACGAAGCCCAGAATACAACAAAAGAACAAATTAAAATGTTTTTAACCAGGCTCGGCTTTGGCTCAAAGATGGTCATAACCGGGGATTTATCTCAAATCGACCTGCCCAGGGGGAAGGTTTCCGGATTAAAAGTAGCCGCGGGAATTCTATCAAAAGTAAACGGAATTGATTTTCATTACCTTGAAGCTTCTGATGTGGTCCGCCATACACTTGTTCAGCGAATTATTGATGCGTATGATTCGGGAGAAAAAACTGAGGAGTAA
- the yqfC gene encoding sporulation protein YqfC: MKKMRRWVKQWMTERMELPADVMMDLPRITMVGHLHIYIENHRGVLRFSKEEMRLRLDDGQLLIRGQGFVIKNILPEEILLEGRILSVQYVFET; encoded by the coding sequence ATGAAAAAGATGAGACGATGGGTCAAACAGTGGATGACAGAGAGAATGGAATTGCCTGCTGATGTCATGATGGACCTTCCCCGTATTACTATGGTCGGTCACCTTCACATTTACATAGAGAATCATCGGGGTGTTCTCCGTTTTTCAAAGGAGGAAATGCGTCTTCGTCTTGATGATGGCCAATTGCTTATCCGGGGGCAGGGGTTTGTGATTAAAAACATTCTCCCGGAAGAAATCCTTTTGGAAGGCAGAATTCTAAGCGTTCAGTATGTGTTTGAAACCTAG
- the floA gene encoding flotillin-like protein FloA (flotillin-like protein involved in membrane lipid rafts) has product MATDQLMILIGLGAVIIFFVVLFTFVPVMLWISAWAAGVKLGIWQLVGMRLRRVIPHRVVNPLIKAVKAGLDLNTNKLEGHYLAGGNVDRVVNALIAAQRANIELSFERAAAIDLAGRDVLEAVQMSVNPKVIETPFIAGVAMDGIEVKAKARITVRANIDRLVGGAGEDTVIARVGEGIVSTIGSSESHKKVLENPDLISQTVLKKGLDSGTAFEILSIDIADIDIGKNIGAGLQTDQAEADKKIAQAKAEERRAMAVAQEQEMKARVEEMRAKVVEAEAEVPLAMSEALRSGNLGVMDYMNFNNVKADTDMRDSIGKATDDGEEGDKTKRPTDR; this is encoded by the coding sequence ATGGCAACAGATCAATTAATGATCCTGATAGGATTAGGAGCAGTTATTATTTTCTTTGTGGTACTATTCACTTTCGTACCTGTTATGCTCTGGATTTCTGCATGGGCAGCCGGCGTAAAGCTTGGCATTTGGCAACTGGTAGGAATGAGACTGCGTCGCGTAATTCCACACCGCGTTGTTAACCCATTGATTAAGGCTGTAAAAGCCGGACTTGATTTGAACACAAACAAACTTGAAGGTCACTACCTTGCAGGTGGTAACGTAGACCGCGTGGTAAATGCTTTGATCGCTGCACAGCGTGCGAACATTGAACTAAGCTTCGAACGTGCTGCTGCTATTGACCTTGCCGGCCGTGACGTACTTGAAGCCGTGCAAATGAGTGTAAACCCTAAGGTTATTGAAACACCTTTCATTGCCGGTGTAGCAATGGACGGGATTGAAGTGAAAGCGAAAGCACGTATCACGGTTCGTGCGAATATTGACCGCCTTGTCGGGGGTGCCGGTGAAGATACGGTAATCGCCCGTGTCGGTGAAGGTATCGTATCTACAATCGGTTCTTCCGAGAGTCACAAAAAAGTACTTGAGAATCCTGACTTAATTTCTCAGACGGTCCTTAAAAAAGGATTGGACTCCGGTACAGCATTTGAAATTTTATCGATCGATATTGCTGATATTGATATCGGTAAAAACATTGGTGCAGGGCTGCAGACAGATCAGGCGGAAGCAGATAAGAAGATTGCTCAGGCAAAAGCCGAAGAACGTCGTGCCATGGCTGTTGCGCAAGAACAAGAGATGAAGGCCCGGGTAGAAGAAATGCGCGCGAAAGTTGTGGAAGCAGAAGCGGAAGTGCCACTTGCAATGTCAGAAGCGCTTCGTTCCGGAAATCTCGGTGTAATGGACTACATGAACTTCAACAACGTTAAAGCCGATACAGATATGAGAGACTCCATCGGGAAGGCTACGGATGATGGAGAAGAGGGCGACAAAACAAAACGACCAACAGATCGATAA